A genome region from Syntrophorhabdus sp. includes the following:
- a CDS encoding GntR family transcriptional regulator produces the protein MNTLFKRNGKAKRHLLCEHAYTELKSAVVNGRFKADERLVETKLAGIMGISRTPLREAIHKLEREGLVYKLPTGGHAVNSTSEEDIRETRGVAGILLGYAAYLATSRATENDLNLLRRIARQSENHLAKGNRQEFARAWDRFCGTLLLLSGNNRLATLYSGLKENVSGQSSRLRDLQGLPAFLDGQRTLIDLMEARQAARAEKLARAIVAGNISGTGEEQSVYKWLRSNTRRLAPVG, from the coding sequence ATGAACACTCTCTTTAAACGGAACGGGAAAGCAAAACGACACCTCCTGTGCGAACACGCGTACACGGAGTTGAAGAGCGCGGTGGTGAACGGACGGTTCAAGGCCGACGAACGCCTCGTCGAGACAAAACTCGCAGGTATAATGGGGATAAGCAGAACCCCTCTCAGGGAAGCGATACACAAACTGGAACGGGAAGGATTGGTCTACAAGCTCCCCACAGGGGGGCACGCTGTGAATTCCACGAGCGAGGAGGATATCAGGGAAACACGGGGAGTGGCCGGGATCCTCCTGGGTTACGCTGCGTATCTGGCAACGTCCAGGGCGACAGAGAACGACCTCAACCTTCTCCGCAGGATAGCGCGGCAGTCTGAGAACCACCTTGCCAAAGGAAACCGGCAGGAGTTCGCCAGGGCATGGGACAGGTTCTGCGGCACCCTCCTGCTCCTGTCAGGGAACAACCGGCTCGCCACCCTCTACAGCGGTCTCAAAGAGAATGTTTCCGGACAATCATCCCGGTTGCGTGACCTCCAGGGACTGCCCGCGTTTCTCGACGGCCAGAGGACGCTCATCGATCTCATGGAAGCTCGACAGGCCGCAAGGGCGGAAAAACTGGCTCGTGCCATTGTTGCCGGAAACATCAGCGGTACCGGAGAAGAGCAGAGCGTATACAAATGGCTTCGGTCGAACACCCGTCGGCTCGCGCCCGTCGGATGA
- a CDS encoding DUF2950 domain-containing protein, protein MVRVMNRKKIVSPRRLVVMIGIVALLAVFLLGTEGLAAPSKSSKQLTFATPEEAARVLADAARAKDTKAMIAIFGPEGKGVIVSGDEAVNKDLFERFVKAFQERNRLDMSTDNKAFLYVGNNEWPFPVPMVKKGDRWSFDTKDGKTEILHRRIGRNELSAVQACLAYVDAQKDYARMAGDKDGTTRYARKFMSDPGIRNGMYWETKEGEEPSPLGLFMARARKEVREPKMTGGKPVPYHGYFYRILTAQGKNAPGGAYNYIVGDRMTGGFALVAWPAQYGVTGVMTFIVNHDGVVYEKNLGKVTGKAVYHMKAFDPDDSWKRVKQ, encoded by the coding sequence ATGGTCCGCGTTATGAATAGAAAGAAGATCGTATCTCCGCGAAGGCTTGTCGTGATGATCGGTATCGTGGCACTCCTTGCGGTGTTCCTATTGGGGACAGAGGGGCTGGCCGCTCCTTCGAAGTCTTCGAAGCAGCTCACTTTTGCCACCCCGGAGGAAGCGGCGCGGGTACTCGCCGATGCCGCGCGTGCGAAGGACACGAAGGCCATGATCGCGATCTTCGGGCCCGAGGGAAAGGGTGTCATCGTCTCCGGTGACGAGGCCGTCAACAAGGACCTCTTCGAGCGCTTCGTGAAAGCCTTTCAGGAGAGGAACAGGCTCGACATGTCCACGGACAACAAGGCGTTTCTCTATGTCGGCAACAATGAATGGCCCTTCCCGGTACCCATGGTGAAGAAGGGTGACAGGTGGTCCTTCGATACGAAGGATGGAAAGACCGAGATACTCCACCGGAGGATAGGCAGGAATGAACTCAGTGCCGTTCAGGCCTGTCTCGCCTACGTGGACGCCCAGAAAGACTATGCGAGAATGGCGGGTGATAAGGACGGGACGACGCGGTACGCTCGGAAGTTCATGAGCGATCCGGGGATACGCAACGGTATGTACTGGGAAACGAAAGAGGGCGAGGAGCCAAGTCCGCTGGGACTTTTCATGGCGAGGGCGAGAAAGGAGGTCCGCGAGCCGAAGATGACCGGTGGCAAGCCCGTTCCGTACCACGGCTATTTTTACAGGATACTCACCGCTCAGGGCAAGAACGCGCCGGGCGGAGCATACAATTACATCGTTGGCGACAGGATGACAGGAGGTTTCGCGCTTGTCGCATGGCCGGCCCAGTACGGTGTCACAGGGGTCATGACCTTCATCGTGAATCACGATGGCGTCGTCTACGAGAAAAATCTCGGCAAGGTCACGGGTAAGGCGGTCTATCATATGAAAGCCTTCGATCCTGACGATTCCTGGAAAAGGGTGAAGCAATGA
- a CDS encoding aldo/keto reductase yields the protein MTMKLVELRDSDKKISAIILGTWAIGGSHWGPYDEANAVKAIEAALDKGINAIDTAPVYGDGHAEELIGRAIRGKRDGIFLATKCGLDIYDRSYRRDLSPAYIEKDLHGSLKRLGTDCIDLYQCHWPDPQVPMEETMAALTRFRDEGKIRHIGVSNFSGPQLLEALKCVALFSLQPHYSLLERSAEEDLLPICVEKNMNVFPYGSLGAGMLTGKYRESPRFKKGDARSFFYRFFKPAHWPKVRRLVDEVEAIAARRGTTPGAVALSWLLKQPGVTSVIVGARTAEQVAGNVADVPVDLNEEDMSALDTLSRQVYEP from the coding sequence ATGACGATGAAACTGGTAGAGCTACGCGATTCGGACAAGAAGATATCGGCCATCATCCTGGGAACCTGGGCAATCGGCGGCAGCCACTGGGGGCCCTACGATGAGGCGAATGCCGTGAAAGCCATCGAGGCGGCCCTGGACAAAGGAATAAACGCCATAGACACGGCACCGGTGTACGGGGACGGCCATGCCGAGGAACTCATCGGAAGGGCCATCCGGGGCAAGAGGGACGGGATCTTCCTGGCCACAAAGTGCGGCCTCGACATCTACGACCGCTCGTACAGGCGTGATCTTTCCCCGGCTTACATCGAAAAGGACCTTCACGGGTCGCTCAAACGTCTCGGCACCGACTGCATCGACCTGTACCAATGCCACTGGCCGGACCCGCAGGTCCCCATGGAGGAAACGATGGCGGCGCTCACGAGGTTTAGAGATGAGGGGAAGATCAGGCACATTGGTGTATCCAATTTCAGCGGTCCCCAACTCCTGGAAGCCTTGAAATGTGTCGCCCTCTTCTCATTACAGCCGCACTATTCCCTGTTGGAGAGGAGTGCCGAGGAGGATCTGCTCCCCATCTGCGTCGAGAAGAACATGAATGTTTTTCCCTATGGCTCGCTGGGTGCCGGTATGTTGACAGGAAAATACCGCGAATCCCCCCGGTTCAAGAAAGGTGACGCGCGGTCGTTCTTTTATCGTTTCTTCAAACCGGCTCATTGGCCCAAAGTGAGGCGGCTCGTGGATGAGGTGGAAGCGATAGCGGCGCGCAGGGGAACGACCCCGGGAGCCGTGGCGCTTTCGTGGCTCCTCAAACAGCCCGGGGTCACATCCGTGATCGTCGGGGCCCGTACGGCCGAACAGGTCGCGGGAAACGTGGCCGATGTGCCGGTGGACCTGAACGAAGAGGATATGAGCGCGCTCGATACCCTCTCCCGGCAGGTCTACGAGCCCTGA
- a CDS encoding type II toxin-antitoxin system VapC family toxin — protein MNIVADASALLSVILNEEDRGLVIEKTTGKSAIAPEVLPYEIGNALIAARRKGRLSNNEALEAFLISQRIEVRLLPVRIYDAMKVAISFGIYSYDAYYLQCCLENRSPLISFDVRMCEVARKLGIEVV, from the coding sequence ATGAATATAGTCGCCGATGCGAGCGCTTTGCTGTCCGTGATATTGAATGAAGAAGACCGTGGCCTTGTGATCGAGAAAACCACGGGCAAATCGGCCATTGCACCGGAAGTGCTTCCGTACGAGATCGGCAATGCGTTGATAGCGGCGAGAAGAAAGGGGCGTTTGAGCAACAACGAAGCCCTGGAAGCCTTCCTGATCTCGCAGCGCATCGAGGTTAGGCTATTGCCGGTGAGGATCTATGACGCGATGAAGGTCGCAATCAGTTTTGGAATATACTCGTATGATGCTTATTACCTGCAATGCTGTTTGGAGAACAGATCTCCGCTCATCAGTTTTGATGTGAGAATGTGCGAGGTTGCAAGAAAACTTGGGATAGAGGTGGTGTGA
- a CDS encoding DUF1330 domain-containing protein, whose translation MPAYFLVEILKITDAAMYGKYIDTVKAVVEKGGGEYVIRTDRVRPFFGGRAPVRIILIRFKDTESLDACFSSDEYRKIAPLREMSTRSRACVIEDECLPSA comes from the coding sequence ATGCCTGCCTACTTTCTTGTTGAGATACTTAAGATCACGGATGCCGCGATGTACGGGAAGTACATCGACACCGTGAAGGCCGTCGTCGAGAAGGGCGGCGGGGAGTACGTGATCAGGACCGACCGTGTCAGGCCGTTCTTTGGCGGACGAGCACCTGTGAGGATCATTCTCATCAGGTTCAAGGACACAGAGAGTCTCGATGCCTGTTTCAGTTCCGACGAATACAGGAAGATTGCTCCATTGAGGGAGATGTCGACACGGTCCAGGGCGTGTGTGATAGAGGACGAGTGCCTGCCCTCGGCATAG
- a CDS encoding DUF3300 domain-containing protein: protein MMNRVFALTLIWVLVVSLVIPAGVFAQGTGTSKPVFKQEELEQILAPIALYPDELIAQILMASTYPLEVVEAARWVKANPSLKGNQLTSALEKQNWDPSVKSLVNFPSVLNMMNDKLDWTQKLGDAFLAQQKDVMSTVQRLRAKAQASGNLKTTKEQKVVVQDQVIVIQPADPQVIYVPTYNPTVVYGAWPYPAYPPYYYYPPGYVAGVGAFSFAAGVAVGAAWGYAWGGCNWHHGDVNVNVNKNVNVNNQINRNYYANKISTNPGGQGEWKHDPTHRKGVAYRDQATGSKYGQGPRPGADARKEFRGYSPDARGSQPQAAGRSGRDSMGQGRSSSVGSRSGTPRFEQDSTGRQGSGHAFEGMERGGTEAKMESERGRASRESMTGSRSGSERGSGGFGRSGGGGRRR from the coding sequence ATGATGAATAGAGTGTTTGCGCTAACGTTGATATGGGTACTGGTGGTGTCCCTTGTCATTCCTGCGGGAGTGTTCGCGCAGGGCACGGGGACGTCGAAGCCGGTGTTCAAGCAGGAGGAACTGGAGCAGATCCTGGCGCCCATCGCCCTGTATCCCGACGAGCTCATCGCCCAGATACTCATGGCGTCGACGTACCCCCTCGAGGTGGTGGAGGCGGCGCGGTGGGTGAAGGCGAACCCCAGTCTCAAGGGGAATCAGTTGACATCCGCCCTGGAGAAACAGAACTGGGACCCCAGTGTCAAGTCTCTCGTGAACTTCCCCTCGGTCCTCAACATGATGAACGATAAGCTGGACTGGACGCAAAAGCTCGGGGACGCGTTCCTGGCACAGCAGAAGGACGTCATGAGCACGGTCCAGAGATTGAGGGCGAAGGCGCAGGCCTCGGGGAACCTCAAGACGACGAAGGAACAGAAGGTGGTCGTGCAGGACCAGGTCATCGTGATACAGCCGGCCGACCCCCAGGTGATCTACGTTCCCACGTATAACCCCACCGTTGTGTATGGCGCGTGGCCCTATCCTGCCTATCCGCCGTACTATTACTATCCGCCGGGATACGTCGCGGGGGTGGGGGCGTTCTCCTTCGCGGCGGGCGTGGCCGTGGGCGCAGCCTGGGGTTACGCCTGGGGCGGCTGCAACTGGCATCATGGGGACGTGAATGTTAACGTCAACAAGAACGTCAACGTGAACAACCAGATCAACAGGAACTACTACGCGAACAAGATCTCGACCAACCCGGGCGGGCAGGGGGAATGGAAACACGACCCCACCCACAGAAAAGGAGTTGCCTACCGGGATCAGGCGACAGGGTCGAAATACGGTCAGGGCCCGAGGCCGGGCGCCGATGCCAGGAAAGAGTTCAGGGGCTATTCCCCCGATGCACGGGGTTCTCAGCCCCAGGCCGCGGGCCGGTCCGGAAGGGATTCCATGGGACAGGGAAGGTCCTCGTCCGTGGGTTCCCGCTCCGGGACACCAAGATTTGAGCAGGATTCCACGGGAAGGCAGGGGTCCGGCCACGCCTTCGAGGGCATGGAGCGTGGCGGTACTGAGGCGAAGATGGAAAGCGAGCGGGGCCGCGCGAGCCGGGAGAGCATGACCGGTTCGCGTTCCGGCAGCGAAAGAGGGTCGGGCGGCTTCGGCCGGAGTGGAGGAGGCGGCCGTCGCCGTTAG